A segment of the Methanofollis fontis genome:
GCAAACGCCATCAACGAAATGGCCAGCAAGAGTGGCGTCAGGGTGGAGATCGATGAAGAGGCCCTCCCGATCCGGCGGAGCGTCCGGAGCGCTGCGGCCATGCTCGGCATCGATCCCCTTGAGGTGGCGAACGAGGGGAAGGCGATCATGGGCGTGGCGCCCGACGACGCCGAAGCCGTTCTCCAGGCCCTCCGCTCGCACCCATACGGCCGGGACGCTGCCATCATCGGCCGCGTAACCGAGGGGAAAAACGTCGTGATGAGGACGTCCATCGGCGGCGAACGCTTCATCGAACCCCCTGTCGGCGACCCGGTGCCCCGGGTCTGCTGATCCCTTTTTTGCCTTCCGCTCCGAGAGAGTGATCTGATGAGCGATCCTGCAGAGTGTGTGATCCGGAACGCCGTCCTCCCCTCCGGGCGAGTGGCCGACCTTGTGCTGGGAGGCGGGCGACTCCTCCATATCGGTGCCGGGGTACGTGCAGACGAGACGATCGACGCATCCGGCCTCATCTGTGTTCCGGGAGCGGTGGACATGCACACCCATCTCCGCGGCGGTCCGCAACGCGCCAAGGAGGACTGGAAGAGCGGGACGATGAGCGCCCTCTTCGGGGGGGTGACGGTCGTCGTGGACCAGCCGAACACCGTCCCGCCGCTGGTCGATCCTGCTGCATTCGCCGCACGGGTTGCCGAGGCCCGTGAGAATGCCCTCTGTGCCTTCGGCGTGAACGGGGGTGTGGTGGCCGGGGCCGATCTCCCGGCCCTCTGGCGGGCCGGCGCCCTTGCCTTCGGGGAGATCTTCGCGGGGCCATCGAGTTACGGCGCCGCCGTCCCCCTGCCGGTGCTTGCAGAGTCGTTCACCGCCATCCAGGGGCTCGGCGCCCTTGCCACCATCCATGCCGAGGACCCCCTTCCCGGTGCACCTGAGGATCTCCGGGACCACGACCGTCTCAGGCCCGCGGCAACCGAGGCGGCGGCGGTGCAGGATGTCTGCACCATCACCCCTCCTGGTCTATCTATCCACTTCTGCCATATGAGCACGGCCGCGGCGGTGGATGCCGCCTGCGGAAGCGTCGAGGTCACCCCGCACCATCTCTTTCTCTCACTCGAGGGTTTTGAGGCCGACGACACCCATGCCCGGATGAACCCGCCCCTCAGGTCGGAAATCGAGAGAAAAGGTCTCTGGAGTCGCTGGGAGAGGATCGATGCGGTGGCGTCGGATCACGCTCCCCACACGGCGGCAGAAAAGGCGGTGACCTTTGCCGATGCGCCCTCCGGTGTTCCCGGCGTCGAGACGATGGTCCCCCTGCTGATGGCGGCGGTGCTCGGGAAGCGGATCTCCCTCTCCTCCCTGATCCAGAAAACGGCGCTGAACCCTGCCCGCATCCTGGGCATCATTCCCGCCGGGTTCACCCCGGGAGAGCGGGCTGATTTTGCCTTCTATCCCCGCCGCACAGAGAGGATCGAGCCCGACCACCTCCATACGAAGTGCGAATGGACCCCCTTTGAAGGAATGGAGGCGTCATTCCCCCAATATGTGGTGATGGAAGGGCGATGCACCGTCCGGAATGGCGACCTCCTGCCGACCAGAGGGCGCTGGATCCCTGGCGGCGGTTATATCGGGACCGCCGACAGGTGAGTGTACCGGTCCAACATTTTTTATCTCTCCTGCGTCGATATATTGGGTGCCGACACATGCACATCCATAGGTCCCCGGGCAATCGATTGGCAGAGCCTGGATATGAGCTTCGGGACAACCCGGATGTGCGACAGGCGCGCCCGGCGCGAGGGTTAAAACCCGGGAGGAACGGCGCAACGCCACCGATGACTGTAGGTTGTTAGCGCCGGGCGACATGGTGATCAGATGACTGTTTTTACCGATGCCATTTCCGGTTCCGACGATCACGCCGTGATCGCCCTCGATGTCTCCGCAGGCGCGAAAAAAGAGCGTTTTCCTGCAGGATACAATGAATGGAGAAAGGCGATCGTCTGTCATGTCTCCGCCCCTGCGGTCGGCGGTAAGGCGAACCGTGCGATCATCGCCTGTGTCGCCGATGCCCTCGGTGTCCGCACCTCTGCCGTCAGCATTCTCTCTGGCGCCACCTCCACACAGAAGAGGGTTGAAGTCCGGGGAATTTCCCGCGATTCTGTCGCCCAGATCCTGAAAAATCTTTTATCCTGACGTTTTTCGTCCCCATGCTCCGGGCGAATATTCTCGCGGCGTGATATATAAGTAGTTTGTAATGATATCCATACGTGTTATCTATGGTCTGTCATAGCATTCATCGTATGACACATCCTGGAGGCTTCACATGTACTCATCTGATACGACAAAGTATCTCATTCACATTAATCTACATGCCGAGGGGGTGGTCGAGAAACCTGATGTAGTCGGGGCCATATTTGGCCAGACTGAAGGGTTGCTCGGCGAAGACCTCGACCTGCGCGATCTCCAGCGGACCGGGCGGGTCGGCAGGATTGACGTTCATATTACCAGCAGGAAAGGAGAAACCCGCGGAGAGATCCTGATCTCGTCCTCCCTCGACCGGGCGGAAACGGCGGTCCTCGCCGCATCCCTGGAGACAATCGACCGTGTGGGGCCGTGCATCGCCCATGCAACGGTGGAGCGGATCGAGGACATCAGGGTCACGAAACGGAAGAAGATCGTGAACCGGGCGAAGGAGCTGCTGCTCACCCATTTTGACGAGACCTCCATTGATTCCACCGAACTTCTCGACGACGTCAGGGAATCGATGCGCATCGAGAAGATCGGTGTGCTCGGGGACGAGCGTGTCCCTGCCGGCCCGAATGTCCTGGACTCGGATGCGATCATCGTCGTTGAAGGGCGGGCGGACGTGATCAACCTCCTGCGTTACGGCATCAAGAATGCCGTGGCCGTGGAGGGCACAAAGGTGCCTGCTGTGATCACAAAACTCTGTGAGATCAAGACCGCTACGGCATTTCTGGACGGTGACCGGGGTGGTGACCTGATCCTCCGCGAACTCCTGCAGGTGGCCGATATCGACTATGTCGCCTTCTGCCCCCGCGGCAAGAGTGTCGAGGAGATCACCAGAAAGGAGATCATCAAGTCGCTCAGGAACAAGGTGCCGGTGGAATATCTCAAGGACCAGTTGATCGAGGAGGAGGAGAAACCCTCCCATGAACCTCAGATACCGGTACAGGAGACGGATGTGATCGTTAGCGAGACCAATGGCGGGCAAAAGGATGTCGCCGTCTCAGATCGTCCTGCCTCTCCGGAGATGACACTTGAAAAACAGATGCAGGAGGTCGAGGGCAGGCATGTGGCCCGATTTCTCACGTCCGATTATGCGCTTATCGGTGAGGTGAACGCCGAAGAGGTGGAGCAGGCGATCGAACGGATCGATGGAGATGCTGCCGGTGTTGTCATCGATAGAACGGTGGATCAGAAGCTGATCGACACCTTTCTCTTAAAAGGGGTTGAATTCGTCGGTGCTCCGGAGTTCAAGGACATTGTCAAGAGACCCCTATCGCTGCGCCTCATGAAGATCCGGAAAGGCGAGAACTGAGGAAATATATATATAATAAAATTTCCTATTTTTCTTTCCGGGTCTGGACATGCATAAAGAAGAACTGATAACATTGCATCAGATCCTTGTCGAGATCAAGGATTATTTTGAGATGATGAACCCTGAGTTGAAATTTCCGCAGTACTATGCTCTCAAGATCAACCCATCACAGATCCACAAGAGCAAACTTGAACACAAACACGCCATTTTTGTCCTGGGTCAGGAACTGGCCAATGCCATGAAGGATATTGAGTTCACCGGTTCGGCCAGAATCTCTGCCCGTATGAAGGATCTCGCCGAAAGGACCGAGAAGGAACTGGAACGCAATATTGAGTAAAGGGGTGCGGGACAGATTCCCGCGAGATTTTTTTATCTCCTTGACTCCCGCTCTTTTTCGAGGAGGTATTCTGCCATCAGGCGGGGGATCGGTGCGGACATGCAGTGCCAGTTCGGTGTCCCGTTCACCTCAATAGCCGTATAACTCCCGTTCTGCGGCAGAAGGTCCACCCCGCAGTAATGAGCGCCGACCGCCCCGGCAGCACCGCCGGCGATCTCCTGCATCAGGGGGTCCACCTCAACAGGGGTGCCTGTTCCGCCCTGATGGATGTTATGGGTGAGATGCGGTGACTGGCGGCAGATCGCGCCCACACCCTTTCCTTCGATGACAAAGACCCGGAAGTCCCGGTCGTTGGGGACATACTCCTGAAGATAATATGGCGGTGCCCCGAGGTCTGCCAGGGAGTCGACCAGGCGGACATCGATGCCGTCATAGCCATAGACCGGTTTTGAGACCACTCTGCCGTGTCGGGCAAAAAAATCGGCTGCCAGGTCAAGGGATGCTGTAAAAAGCGTTTCTGGAGAGGGTATGCCCGCCCTGAGGAGCAGCGCCGTGGTCTTCACCTTCGAGGCGCAGGTGGCGATGGCATCCGGCGGGTTGACCACATCATTCTCTATCGAGAGGATGTCCAGACATTCGAACTGGTGGATGTCCTGTTTCATGCCGCAGACCCAGATGACGTCCCCCGAGAGGTCGGATGCAAGGGGATCGATTCGATCGAGGTCAAGGAGAGAATACGAGGCGCCTGCACGTTCCAGTTCTCGGATCACAGCGCCGGTTGAGTTGTCGTCAGGGGTGTCGGTGGGTTTTGGTACGATCCGGATCATGATATCTTCCTGCCGGCGGGGCGGCGGTATGTATGGTCAGTACTGGTGTATTTGGAGGCTTTCCGGCATGAAGGTATCTGTTTTCACTCCTCAATCTCGGACAGACCCGCCTCTGCTTTCTCGACCATCACCTGTATGGCGATAGTTTTTGCCATGGCCGCCTGGACGTGACCGTCGCCGAGGTCGCTCTTTGCTTCATGATAGAGTGTTTCGGCACGCAATGCCCTTCTCTCAGGGGTCGATACATCCTTACCCCGGCTTCTGAGGTGCTCGATCTCCTCCTGCACCGAGAGGAGTTCCAGATGGATATCGGAAAGGGTGATCCTGATGAGGTCTTCAGATTGCGGCTCCTGCACCTGCCCGTCGGAGAGTGCCTTCATCTCGTCGTCGATATCGGTCACATTCTCCTCGATGAGCATGGCAAGAGGTGTTTTTCTGGCAGGCGAATTGCGTTCGTCCGGTGAATAAATGATCTGGATGTCCGGTCCGGAGCGGATCACCCGGAGAATGCCATATTCACTCCCGCGTCTGATTCGCATCGAACCCCGGAAGCGGGGATCATCAGGACTGATCTCTGCCCCTGTACCGGTGAGGTCGTCCACAAGGTGATTGAGAAATGCCGAGTAGCCGGTTGCATGGCTCCTGGCAAAATATACGTGTTGTATACACATCCCCCGTTACAACAGATACCTCAGCCGAGATAAGCGTTTTGTTAGTGGACCCTTACCGGGCGTATTCAGGTAGATGGAGGGGTTATGAGTTCTGAACCCATCAATACTGTTTTATCTCCGCCTGCCGATATGCCCGCATGCGATATATCCCCGGCGGTGCCGGTCTGCTCCGTCCTGATGAGGTGAATGCCGAGATCGAGAGGGTGTTCAGGGAGTACGGTGAGGGAAGAGTCCAGATGCCCCCGAAGATCTATGTGACCTTTGAGCAGGGCGATTTCAGGACGATGCCCGCCTATCTGCCGGGTATGGGGATCGCCGGTGTAAAAATCGTGAACGTCCACCCTGAAAACCCCTCCCGTGGTCTCCCGACGGTGATGGCACTGACGGTGATCCTGGATCCTGAGACCGGGGTGCCGCAGGCGGTCCTGAACGCCACGGAGCTCACCGATATGAGGACCGGTGCAGCGGGCGCCGTTGCCGCCCGCCACCTCTCCCCCCGACAGGAGGTTGTGCTGGGTGTCGTTGGCAGCGGGCGTCAGGCACTTGCCCAGGTGAACGCCATCAGAGAGGTGCTCGAGATCCAGGAGGTGCGTGTGTGGAGCCGGACAGACGCCAATGCCAGGCGTTTCTGCCGGCAGATCCCCGATATACCCTCATCGGCAGGTTCGGTCAAGCATGCCTGCGACGCAGACGTGATCGTGACCACCACACCTTCCCGAACGCCTGTAGTCCGTTCGGAGTGGGTCAATGAGGGGACGCATATCAATGCCATCGGTGCCGATGCACCCGGAAAACAGGAACTCGATCCCGCTCTTCTCCTCCGTTCGAGTGTGTTTGTCGATGATCTCGAACAGGCGCTCCATTCCGGCGAGATCAATGTGCCGATCGCGCAGGGGATCTTTTCGGCCGACCGGATCGCCGGAACACTCGGGGATATCGTCTGCGGCCGCAAAAAAAGGACAAGTAATGATGAAATTACGATTTTCGACTCGACCGGGCTTGCAATACAGGACCTTGCAATCGCTTCCCTGGTGATGGCAAAGGGAGACGGGATCGATCTCCCCTTCCCGTGATCCGCCTATTCCTTTGCAAACTTTTTCCAGACCTCTTCACGGTAGACCGGGCCTGAATTATAGGTGCAGAAGGGGATCATCCTGCCGTCCGGCGTTGCATAATGTATGCAGCAGCGCTGCACACGGGAGAGGTCGTAGTTGTAGTTGTCCATGAAATGCATGGTGCCGATGAAGAGCGCATTCCAGTGGAACTCGCGGAGTGCGTCGAAGTTCTGGGAGATCAGGGTCTTTCCAAGGAGTTTCCAGAAGCGTGCAGTTTCCGAGTGTTCGCCTCCCGTCGCCGACACTCCCATGTCCTTCACCCCTTCCAGCAGGGCCCGGTACTTGTTGATCTTGCCGCCACCCTTCAATTTCTCGGTCATCTTCTCGATCGCCTCGAAGAAACCGTCGACATTGACCATCTCGTTGATCGGCACCAGTCCGTCCTCGGTGACGAATACATAGGTTGCCGCCCCGCAGTGCTGGTGAGTGGTGAAACGGACGACCGGTTTGCCGGTATAGGTCTCAACCAGGTCGGATATGGGCATGACGCATGGGACCGGATAAAAATGGCTCTTTTTTATGATCCCGCCGGTCTGCTCCTCCATACGGTCTGCGAGATCTGGGATGGTGATCCGTTCCCGCTTGATATCGTCCTCTGAGGCAGCACCGGTGAACGCCACCGGTTGAAAGTTGACGCCCCTGACCACGCTGATATGTTTGGCAGCGAATTTCAGGATTGCACCCAGTTCAGAATCGTTCCTGCCGTTGATGACGGTCGGCACCAGCACGACGCCGAGTCCCACCTTTTCGCAGTTCTCCACCGCTTTCAGGCTGGTCGGGAGAATATGGTTTGTTTCGGGCGTGACGCCATCGAAGTGAAGATAGAGGGTGCTCAGTCCGGCTTCCTTGAGTTTTCTGACAAATTCAACGTCCTTTGCAAGTTTGATCCCGTTGGAAGCCATCTGAACCTGTGAAAAACCGAGTTCCTTTGCCTTCCTGATTATTTCGAGGAGATCTTTATGGAGAGTCGGTTCTCCGCCGGAAAACTGGACTGCCGGGGGTGGAACAGGCTTTTCGTCCCTGAGCATCGTCATCATCCCGACGACCTCCTCAAAGGTGGGTTCATAGACAAATCCACATGCCCGTGCATTCGCAAAACAGAAGTCGCAGTTGAGGTTGCAGCGGTTTGTCAGGTCGATATTTGCAAGAAGCGTGCCGGACCGGTGATTGGAGCAGAGACCGCATGCACCTGGGCACTCATCGGCTCCTGACACCTGCCGGGGGTTGATAATGCCGGAACCTATCTTCTCATATGTATCGAAACGCCTGTACATCTCCACATCTGACCAGTAGAGGTTCTTTGCATACCCGTGCTCCGGGCATGTGCGGCCGATCCAGACTTTACCGTCCTCCTCAAATATCTCGGCATCGAGAACTTTTCTACAGACTGGGCAAAGACTCTTGGTATTTTTTAGAAGCATGTCTCATTCACCGGCATCTCTTTACTATAGCGTTTCAAATAGTAGTACCCTGACGGTTCAGGTCACAACACACACTGTTTACTCGATGAAAATTTAACTTTACGGAAGATTAGGGGCGATTCATATTATTAGTATCGTTTCGATTATATCTGCGCTTGTTGCGGCAATCTGGTTGATGATGCCGGCCTATGTGCCCAATTCGGCAGCAGCAGCGCTTGGTGGTGGAACACCTGTTGATTTCGGGCGCAGATGGAGCGATGGACGAAGAATCCTGGGTGACGGGAAAACATGGCGGGGTTTTGCCCTGGGTGTGGCGGCAGGTGTTGGTGTTGGTCTGGTCGAAATCTGGGCACAGACGGCATTCAACCTCTCATCTCTCCCCGAGCATACGGTACTGACGGTTTTTCTGTTTGCTGCCGGAGCATTGCTGGGTGACATGGTGAAGAGCTTTTTCAAGCGGAGGTTCGGCAAGGAGCGGGGAGAAGAATGGTTGATTGCCGACCAATATGATTTTGTCATCGGGGCCTTTGTGCTCACCGCCATCTTCCAGTGGACCTGGCTTGCGGAAAACCTCGACCTGATGGTCCTCATCTGGATCCTGGTCCTCACCCCGCTTCTCCACAGGCTGGCAAATATTATTGGTTATCTTGCAGGAGTGAAGGACGTACCATGGTAATCACAGTTGCAGAGGCGCTCAAAAGCCACGGGGCAATTGAGTTCGGGGACTTTGTGCTTGCATCAGGAGCGCGTTCATCGTACTATCTGGACATCAAGACGGCGATCACCGATCCCGCTCTGCTCCGGATGATCTCCGTTGCATTTGCACAGAAATTTTCCTTTGACGTGGTTGCAGGGGTGGCGGTCGGCGCTGTCCCCCTTGCCGTAGGAGTTTCTCTCGCATCGGAAAAACCCTATGCCATCATCAGAAAAGAGGAAAAAACCCACGGGAAGAGTGGTGTTGTGATCGGCGACGTGCAGGGGAAACGGGTTCTTCTTGTCGAGGATGTCACCACCTCCGGCGGATCGGCACTCTACGGGGCACGCGTGCTGAAGGAGGCCGGGGCGACGGTTGTGGCCGTGGCTCCGGTCGTTGACCGGGAGAGCGGCGCGACAGAGGCCTTTGCACGGGAAGGGATTGACCTCCGACCGTTGACGACCATCTCAGAGATAATGGGCCTGTAAAGGATTTATTTAGGGGAGGCATATAATTATGGACATGAAGATTCTTGTTGTGGGTGGAGGAGGTCGGGAACACGCCATAGCCCGTGCCCTTTCCTGCAACAGTGATGTTGCACTGTTCTCTGTTATGAGTCGCCGGAATCCCGGCATTGCGGCTCTTTCCAGGGGTACCCTCATTGAAAAAGAGACCAATGTGGAAAAAGTCGCTGATTTCGCCGTCGAGTGCGGGGCGGAATGTGCGATCATCGGACCCGAGGCCCCGCTGGAGGCCGGGATCGCCGACCGACTCCTCGAAGGCGGCATCCCCTGTGTCGGCCCCACCAGGATGGCGGCGCGTCTTGAGACCGATAAGGCGTTCTGCCGGGAGATGATGGAGAGGCACGGCATCGCAGGCTGCCCCCATTACCGGGTCTTCCACGATGCCAGGGCTGCTTGTGAGTTTATCGATGCCTATGACGGCGATCTGGCGATCAAACCGATCGGTCTCACCGGCGGCAAGGGCGTCAGGATCATGGGCGAGCAGGTGGACCGCGAGGGCGCTAAAGAATATGCACAAAGCCTTGACGGCAATGTTGTCCTTGAGGAGCGTCTGGTCGGTGAGGAGTTCACCCTGCAGGCCTTTGTCGACGGCAACCACCTTGTGCCGATGCCGCTGGTGCAGGACCACAAGCGGGCATATGAAGGTGACACCGGCCCGAATACCGGTGGGATGGGCACCTACTCACTGGCCGATCACCTGTTGCCGTTTGTGGAAAAACAGGACTATCAGAAGGCGCTCGAGATCATGCGCAGCGCCGTGGCGGCGATGGCCGCGGAAGGCGAACCCTACCGTGGCATCCTCTATGGCCAGTTCATGAACACCGCCGACGGGCCGAAGGTCGTGGAGTTCAACTCGCGGTTTGGCGATCCTGAGGCGATGAACGTTCTTTCCCTGCTCGAATCCGACTTCGCCGATATCATGTTCCGGATCGTCGAGGGGCAACTCTCGTCTGCGGACGTCAGGTTCGCCCCGAAGGCGACTGTCTGCAAATATCTTGTTCCGGACGGATACCCGGATGCACCGATCTCCGGGGCACCGATCACCGTCGGCGATTACGGCGACGCAATCCTCTATTATGCCAGTATCGGCGAGGAAAACGGGCGCCTGACCACCCTCTCCTCCCGGACGATGGCCTTTGTCGGTCTGGGCGATACGCTTGCAGAGGCCGAGGAGCAGGCCGAACACGCCGCCGCATCGGTGAGCGGCGGGGTCTGGCACAGGAGTGATATCGGCAAACCCGCCCTGCTGGAAAAACGGATCGCACATATGAAGGAGATACGATGAAGAAAGACTTTCTGACCTTTCAGGATGTCGACGCTGGCGAGATCGAGGCCCTCCTCGCTGAGGCCGAACGCCTGAAAGCGCTCCAGCACTCCGGCACTCCACATCCCCTCCTGCAGGGCTGCAGCCTGGCAATGATCTTCGAGAAGGCCTCCACCCGCACCCGCGTCTCCTTTGAGGCCGGGATGCACGACCTCGGCGGGAGCGCCCTTTTCCTCAATGCCGCTGACCTGCAGCTCGGCCGCGGTGAACCGGTACGTGATACCGCCCGTGTGCTCTCACGCTATGTCTCGGCGGTGATGATCCGCGCCTATCGGCATGAGACCATCCGTGAGTTTGCTGAGTATGCATCGATCCCGGTCATCAACGGCCTTTCCGATCTTGCACATCCCTGTCAGGTGCTCGCCGATCTCCTCACCCTGAAAGAACGTTTTTCGTCCCTCAAAGGGCTGAAGGTGGCATGGATCGGTGACGGCAACAATGTGTGCAACTCCCTGATCCTGGCCGCGGGGCATATGGGCTTTGACCTCAGGGTGGCATGCCCGCCTGGCTACCGCCCTCCGCAGGGGGTTGTCGATGAGGCGGTTGCCAGGGGTGCGGGCGTAACCTTCTTCGAGACGCCGGAGGAGGCGGCCACAGGGGCGGATGCCCTCTATACCGACGTCTGGGTCTCAATGGGGAGTGAAGCCGAACGAGAGGGGCGCCTGCGTGCCTTCCGCGGCTATACCATCACCTCTGAACTGGTGGCGCTCGCCCGACCGGGGGCTGTTGTGATGCACTGTCTGCCGGCACACCGGGGCGAGGAGATCACCGACGAGGTGATCGAAGGGCCGCAGAGCATTGTCTGGGACCAGGCGGAAAACCGGCTTCATGCCCAGAAGGCGCTTCTGGTCAGGTTGCTCAAAAAATAAAAATCGTTTTTATTCCTCACCGATAAATTCTCGGATGAGGTCGAACATCTCTTTTTCCACCTTTTCGATGACGTCCCGCCTGCCCCTGAAGGCAAGCAGGTCACGCGTATCACCGTCCATGTTGGCAAAGTACATTCTCTCGCTCCGTTCTACGAGTTCGACATCATATTTTCCGATGATATCCCGGATCACGCTTCTCGGAACGCCGGGCGGGATGATCAGATCGAACAGTTCTTCCTCTTCTGCCATTTCCATCCTCATTTTCCAACTTTTATCCGTCTGCTCATGATACATGGTCCGCCCCGGACACCGCCGAGGGGGTTCTTCGGTTTGCCGAGTGAGTTCATGCACCGCCCCATGAGGGCGGCGCCCCGTGCCAGACCGTCATCTACAAAGACCACATGTTCGTGGGGATCCGTAAAAAGACCCCGTTCGGTGATGCCGTCAAGGATATACTGCGGTTTCTTACCGGAGATCGCCGCCCGTCCAGTGAAGCCGATGGAGGCGTTCTCCGGAACCATCCCGAGGTCTGAGGCGACATCGACGAGTCGGAGGGCCATCCGGGCACAGACATGGTCGATGACGTCTGCAAGCATTCCCTTGCCGTGCTTCTCATAGATCTCTGCACCGATCCTATTGAGTTCTCCGGTCTCGCTCCCGTTTTCACCCACGTCGCAACCGATGAGGGCAACCCCGGAATCGTGGGCCACCCGTGAACTCACCGGCACCCTGCCGAACCGTTCGCGGTCGGGCGGTACGACCCTGATATCGATATGGCTATGGATCTCGTCCACATAGTTCCCCATGATCCCGGCGCTGCGACCGACCCGCGAGAGTCCGGCGGCGATACTCCGGTCGCCAAACATGTCCAGGGCCGTCCCGGTCCGCCCCTCGACCTCCCCGGTGCCCCGGACGATGCTATCAGGGATCGCTCCTGCAAGCCCACAGAAATTGCCGATGGTGGAAGCAAACGGGTTTAATTGATCTTTTCCGACATCTGAAGTGATCCTGCCGTCAAGGGTGGTGCCGAAGTCGATGGAGACGCAGGGATTTCGAAAATCGACCGGGGTGTTCTTTGCACCCTCCTTGATCCCGGCCATG
Coding sequences within it:
- a CDS encoding methanogenesis marker 14 protein; protein product: MCARFLDRFFKQKPYIVESIPPPSISHGAGMVVPEYKIKPYFIVASVEMGNTTTKCILTGTNLDTGLSYVINKTVKMSREVRPPKPDEEIFGETLDGTHLTRESVTELVRDTLLECHKEAGLSITNDLDFVVRSTGVVAAMDSPDQVGDFVIALANGCLAAGVPPKKMTPPMSKDNLPKKLQSYSFADKVVFVGAVAGVIPPVGSSGVEMVANEMEGELAMAGIKEGAKNTPVDFRNPCVSIDFGTTLDGRITSDVGKDQLNPFASTIGNFCGLAGAIPDSIVRGTGEVEGRTGTALDMFGDRSIAAGLSRVGRSAGIMGNYVDEIHSHIDIRVVPPDRERFGRVPVSSRVAHDSGVALIGCDVGENGSETGELNRIGAEIYEKHGKGMLADVIDHVCARMALRLVDVASDLGMVPENASIGFTGRAAISGKKPQYILDGITERGLFTDPHEHVVFVDDGLARGAALMGRCMNSLGKPKNPLGGVRGGPCIMSRRIKVGK
- the argF gene encoding ornithine carbamoyltransferase, whose protein sequence is MKKDFLTFQDVDAGEIEALLAEAERLKALQHSGTPHPLLQGCSLAMIFEKASTRTRVSFEAGMHDLGGSALFLNAADLQLGRGEPVRDTARVLSRYVSAVMIRAYRHETIREFAEYASIPVINGLSDLAHPCQVLADLLTLKERFSSLKGLKVAWIGDGNNVCNSLILAAGHMGFDLRVACPPGYRPPQGVVDEAVARGAGVTFFETPEEAATGADALYTDVWVSMGSEAEREGRLRAFRGYTITSELVALARPGAVVMHCLPAHRGEEITDEVIEGPQSIVWDQAENRLHAQKALLVRLLKK